Proteins from a single region of Streptomyces glaucescens:
- the nucS gene encoding endonuclease NucS yields MRLVIARCSVDYAGRLTAHLPSAPRLILVKADGSVSIHADDRAYKPLNWMSPPCTLKEGTGEDAGVWTVVNKAGEKLIITMEEVLHDSTHELGVDPGLIKDGVEAHLQELLADRIDTLGEGYTLIRREYMTAIGPVDILCRDADGQTVAVEIKRRGEIDGVEQLTRYLELLNRDPHLAPVRGIFAAQEIKPQARVLATDRGIGCHVLDYDALRGIEDDKLRLF; encoded by the coding sequence ATGCGTCTCGTCATTGCCCGATGCTCGGTCGACTACGCCGGCCGGCTCACCGCCCATCTTCCCTCGGCACCCCGTCTGATCCTGGTGAAGGCGGACGGCAGTGTCTCCATCCACGCGGACGACCGGGCGTACAAGCCCCTCAACTGGATGTCGCCGCCCTGCACGCTGAAGGAGGGCACCGGCGAGGACGCGGGCGTGTGGACCGTCGTCAACAAGGCGGGCGAGAAGCTGATCATCACCATGGAGGAAGTCCTCCACGACTCCACGCACGAGCTCGGCGTCGACCCCGGCCTGATCAAGGACGGGGTGGAAGCACACCTCCAGGAGCTGCTCGCCGACCGCATCGACACGCTGGGCGAGGGCTACACCCTCATCCGGCGTGAGTACATGACGGCCATCGGCCCCGTCGACATCCTGTGCCGGGACGCGGACGGCCAGACCGTCGCCGTCGAGATCAAGCGGCGCGGTGAGATCGACGGCGTCGAGCAACTCACCCGCTACCTGGAGCTGTTGAACCGCGATCCGCATCTGGCGCCGGTGCGCGGCATCTTCGCCGCGCAGGAGATCAAGCCGCAGGCCCGGGTCCTCGCCACGGACCGCGGGATCGGCTGCCACGTCCTGGACTACGACGCGCTGCGCGGCATCGAGGACGACAAGCTGCGGCTGTTCTGA
- a CDS encoding SCO5389 family protein, which produces MSLDVSPALLEQAERGEVDEADFVDCVRTSLPYAWEMISSLVAQLKVDGGQFADNQTPPPDEQARGQLLRALASDAIRGALQRHFGVRLAFQNCHRVAVFPLDASVDETLARFTSVRSQLLNQSPELRDC; this is translated from the coding sequence ATGTCGCTCGACGTCTCACCGGCCCTACTCGAACAGGCCGAGCGAGGCGAGGTCGACGAAGCTGACTTCGTCGACTGCGTCCGGACCTCCCTGCCCTACGCGTGGGAGATGATCAGCTCCCTGGTGGCCCAGCTGAAGGTGGACGGCGGCCAGTTCGCCGACAACCAGACGCCCCCGCCGGACGAGCAGGCACGCGGTCAGCTCCTGCGTGCGCTCGCGAGTGACGCCATCCGCGGTGCGCTGCAGCGGCACTTCGGTGTGCGGCTCGCCTTCCAGAACTGCCACCGGGTGGCCGTGTTCCCGCTGGACGCCTCGGTGGACGAGACGTTGGCCCGCTTCACGTCGGTGCGCAGCCAGTTGCTCAACCAGTCCCCGGAGCTCCGCGACTGCTGA
- a CDS encoding LLM class flavin-dependent oxidoreductase: protein MRVGSFVLGAQFPGQGQGEALHRAVRSAEVSEEAGLDSVWLAEHHFVPYGTCPSAITLAALLLGRTRRIRIGTAVSVLPTTHPVALGEQAALLHVTSGGRLSLGVGRGGPWVDLEVFGAGLEAYERGFPESLDLLVRWLREPRVEARGERYAFREVPVVPRPSESLTHSGGPEVLVACTSPAGVRTAAERGLPMLLGMHVGDEEKAEMTALWRRLARAAGRPAEQLADPGHVSAGVCQIADRRADAAEVLTKAMPGWLRQGLEAHVTVDGRERRMRDPLAYTELLCGLHPVGTPRLCADRLAATSERTGISRFALLTEGSGDLAATEENLRRLGAEVLPQLR from the coding sequence ATGCGCGTAGGAAGTTTCGTGTTGGGGGCCCAGTTCCCGGGCCAGGGCCAGGGGGAGGCGCTGCACCGCGCGGTCCGCTCGGCGGAGGTCTCCGAGGAGGCGGGGCTCGACTCGGTCTGGCTGGCCGAGCACCACTTCGTGCCGTACGGCACCTGTCCGTCGGCCATCACCCTCGCCGCGCTGCTGCTCGGCCGCACCCGCCGCATCCGGATCGGCACGGCGGTCAGCGTGCTGCCGACCACCCATCCCGTGGCCCTCGGCGAGCAGGCCGCGCTGCTCCACGTGACCAGCGGCGGCCGGCTCTCCCTGGGGGTGGGCCGCGGTGGCCCCTGGGTCGACCTGGAGGTGTTCGGCGCCGGCCTGGAGGCGTACGAGAGGGGCTTCCCGGAATCACTCGACCTGCTGGTGCGCTGGCTGCGCGAGCCCCGCGTCGAGGCCCGCGGCGAGCGGTACGCCTTCCGCGAGGTGCCCGTCGTGCCCAGGCCGTCGGAGTCCCTGACGCACAGCGGGGGCCCGGAGGTGCTGGTCGCCTGCACCTCCCCCGCCGGTGTGCGGACGGCCGCCGAGCGGGGACTGCCGATGCTGCTGGGCATGCACGTCGGTGACGAGGAGAAGGCCGAGATGACCGCGTTGTGGCGCCGCCTCGCCCGCGCCGCCGGCCGGCCCGCGGAGCAGCTCGCCGATCCGGGCCATGTGTCGGCCGGCGTCTGCCAGATCGCGGACCGGCGCGCCGACGCGGCCGAGGTCCTGACCAAGGCCATGCCGGGCTGGCTGCGGCAGGGCCTGGAAGCCCATGTGACGGTCGACGGCCGGGAGCGCCGGATGCGCGACCCGCTGGCCTACACCGAACTCCTCTGCGGGCTGCACCCCGTGGGCACCCCACGGCTGTGCGCGGACCGGCTCGCGGCGACCAGCGAGCGGACCGGCATCTCCCGCTTCGCCCTGCTGACCGAGGGCTCGGGCGACCTGGCGGCGACGGAGGAGAACCTGCGGCGCCTCGGCGCGGAGGTGCTGCCGCAACTGCGCTGA